One region of Deltaproteobacteria bacterium genomic DNA includes:
- a CDS encoding xanthine dehydrogenase family protein molybdopterin-binding subunit: protein MTFIGSPTRRIDGVEKVTGVAKFTGDLNFSDLLEAKVLRSPLPHAEIVLIDWTRAQALPGVVAILTRDDLKDIDPYYGNCLRDRAVVATDRVRFVGEPVAVVAAEDGLIAEEALALIDVKYRELPIIADADASLAEGAPLLHPNQAGTGEFHDVAGVGETFGGNICHRERFIKGNPDKAFAEAEEIVEETFTFPMIYQYAMEPHSAVARVTADGITLWSSSAHPFLVRSELAHMFGYPHSKVEVIVPFVGGAYGSKSYFKIEPLAVAIARKAGGRPVRVVQSVTESMLTTRRHNARIRMKTGIERDGTLVAREAEVVMDTGAYADNGPRVAKRVISRMIGPYKLDHCKVDVLALYTNTVPAGSMRSIGGPQTIWALESHMDSIAARCGIEPFEYRMRQLLDRGETLKPGSTAVDADLRQGTKAAVAPLDWQSAKRKAPKGVGVAVGVSDSEAMPVSVALVRLLADGSVILLAGTTEVGQGARTILSQIVAQELSLPVERVIMRGTDTLATPFDRSTGASRSTTVMGSAVKAAAEDLRRQVIDAAAECFKTSVGNISLKDGEASAGDKRISYAKIVSAYFGMPGGELIGRGTMRPDGALGKTFPLFWETGMGAAEISVDEETGAIKLEKYVTVADVGKAINPVQAEGQDEGATVQGLGNTLFESLEYENGQPLNASLVDYRVPRFTDLPEQFDSALIENCDGPGPYGAKGMGESGVVSAAPAIGNALFNATGVRVRDLPLTPERVWRALGGRKEKQHKG from the coding sequence ATGACATTTATCGGCTCTCCCACTCGCCGCATCGACGGCGTTGAAAAAGTCACCGGTGTAGCGAAATTCACCGGTGACTTAAATTTCTCTGATCTACTCGAAGCGAAAGTTTTGCGCAGCCCGCTGCCGCACGCAGAAATTGTCTTAATAGACTGGACCCGAGCGCAGGCATTGCCTGGCGTAGTTGCCATCCTCACGCGTGACGACCTGAAAGATATCGATCCTTATTATGGCAACTGTTTGCGCGACCGCGCGGTGGTCGCTACTGATCGCGTGCGCTTCGTCGGTGAGCCGGTGGCGGTGGTTGCGGCTGAAGATGGGCTCATCGCCGAAGAAGCGCTGGCGTTGATCGACGTGAAGTATCGCGAGCTGCCAATCATTGCCGACGCCGACGCGTCGCTGGCCGAAGGCGCGCCGCTGCTTCATCCGAACCAAGCGGGCACCGGCGAATTTCACGACGTCGCCGGGGTCGGTGAGACTTTTGGCGGCAATATCTGTCATCGTGAGCGCTTCATCAAAGGGAATCCTGATAAGGCCTTCGCCGAAGCCGAGGAAATCGTCGAAGAGACATTTACCTTTCCGATGATTTACCAATATGCCATGGAGCCGCACAGCGCGGTGGCGCGGGTGACGGCCGATGGCATTACGCTGTGGAGCTCTTCGGCCCATCCGTTTCTGGTGCGCTCCGAGCTGGCGCATATGTTTGGCTATCCCCATTCCAAGGTCGAAGTGATCGTGCCCTTTGTCGGCGGCGCCTACGGCAGCAAGTCCTATTTCAAGATCGAGCCGCTGGCCGTGGCCATCGCGCGCAAAGCCGGTGGGCGGCCGGTGCGCGTCGTCCAGAGCGTGACCGAATCGATGTTGACCACGCGGCGCCATAACGCGCGCATTCGCATGAAAACCGGCATCGAGCGCGACGGCACACTGGTCGCGCGCGAAGCGGAAGTCGTGATGGACACCGGCGCCTACGCCGACAACGGGCCACGCGTGGCGAAAAGAGTCATCAGCCGCATGATCGGGCCCTATAAGCTCGACCACTGTAAAGTCGACGTGCTGGCGCTGTACACCAATACCGTTCCCGCCGGTTCCATGCGCTCCATTGGCGGGCCGCAGACGATCTGGGCGTTGGAGTCGCACATGGATTCGATCGCAGCGCGCTGCGGTATCGAGCCATTTGAATATCGCATGCGGCAATTGCTCGATCGCGGCGAAACGCTCAAGCCCGGCTCGACGGCGGTGGACGCCGATCTGCGCCAGGGGACGAAAGCAGCGGTGGCGCCGCTTGACTGGCAGAGTGCAAAGCGCAAAGCGCCCAAGGGTGTCGGAGTTGCGGTTGGAGTTTCTGACTCTGAAGCGATGCCCGTTTCGGTAGCGCTAGTGCGACTCCTCGCCGACGGCAGCGTGATCTTACTCGCCGGCACGACCGAAGTGGGGCAGGGCGCACGCACGATTCTCAGTCAGATCGTCGCGCAAGAGCTGTCGCTTCCGGTCGAGCGCGTGATCATGCGCGGCACCGACACGCTGGCGACGCCGTTTGATCGCTCCACCGGCGCGAGCCGCTCGACCACGGTGATGGGCAGCGCGGTGAAAGCGGCGGCGGAAGACTTGCGACGGCAGGTGATCGATGCGGCAGCCGAATGTTTCAAAACAAGCGTGGGCAATATTTCGCTGAAAGATGGTGAAGCCAGCGCAGGCGATAAACGAATCTCATATGCGAAAATCGTCAGCGCCTACTTCGGCATGCCCGGCGGTGAATTGATCGGGCGCGGCACCATGCGTCCCGACGGCGCGCTGGGAAAGACTTTCCCGCTATTTTGGGAAACCGGCATGGGCGCCGCGGAAATTTCGGTGGACGAAGAGACCGGTGCGATCAAGCTGGAAAAATATGTCACCGTGGCCGACGTCGGCAAAGCGATTAATCCCGTGCAGGCGGAAGGACAGGACGAAGGGGCGACGGTACAGGGGTTGGGCAATACGCTTTTCGAATCGCTCGAGTATGAAAACGGCCAACCGCTGAACGCGAGCCTGGTCGACTACCGCGTGCCACGCTTTACCGATTTACCAGAACAGTTCGATTCGGCGCTCATCGAGAATTGCGATGGCCCGGGTCCCTACGGTGCCAAGGGCATGGGCGAGTCCGGCGTGGTGTCCGCCGCGCCGGCCATCGGCAACGCGTTGTTCAACGCCACCGGCGTGCGGGTGCGCGATTTGCCGCTGACGCCGGAGCGAGTCTGGCGCGCGCTCGGCGGCCGCAAGGAGAAGCAGCACAAGGGTTGA
- a CDS encoding peptide ABC transporter substrate-binding protein, whose translation MSLNPRKLFCLFALVLTATFGCKSAPKGGADNHFRVNLGVEPPSLDWSKATDHVSFNVISNLMVGLSEFDKDLKPAPVVAKSWDVVDGGKKLVFHLRDDVLWSDGKTVRAQDFEYSWKRLLNPKTASEYAYILYDIVNAEAYNRGKAEASSVGVRARDDVTLEVELNHPASYFLAITTFEVTFPQRQDVIEKFATRWTEPGNIITNGPFTLASWKHENEIELQGNPKFFRGKPAMDRVTMVMVNEKTTALAMYEQGNLDFIDNHSIPALEKKKLESKPGFKRVPQLRGYYYGFVIDRKPFDDVRVRRAFSLAIDRNVFPTILHGGEIPATSWIPPGMLAHKKELGLRLNVEEAKKLLREAGYPDGKGFPPVVLAYNTEEDHKLVAEAVQSMWQKNLGVVVKLENQEWKVYLKKLQNDPPNIFRLGWGADYPDPDNFMKLFTANSGNNHTRWKNPKYDQLLEQAARELDNGKRAKLYDEAQQMLIETDAAIMPFFWTAESTVLNPKFAGVEFNSMARMDLRNVRVAGK comes from the coding sequence ATCTCTTTGAACCCACGCAAGCTGTTTTGCCTATTCGCGCTCGTTTTGACGGCGACCTTCGGCTGCAAGTCTGCACCCAAGGGTGGCGCCGATAATCACTTCCGCGTCAATCTCGGCGTCGAGCCGCCGTCGTTGGATTGGTCCAAGGCCACCGACCATGTTTCGTTCAATGTGATTTCCAATCTGATGGTCGGCCTGAGCGAATTCGACAAAGATCTCAAACCCGCGCCGGTGGTCGCCAAATCTTGGGATGTTGTCGACGGCGGCAAGAAGCTGGTGTTTCACCTGCGCGATGACGTGCTCTGGAGCGACGGCAAGACAGTGCGGGCGCAGGATTTCGAGTATTCCTGGAAGCGGCTGCTCAATCCGAAGACCGCGTCGGAGTATGCCTATATCCTCTACGACATCGTTAACGCCGAAGCCTATAACCGCGGCAAAGCCGAAGCGTCCAGCGTCGGCGTGCGCGCCCGCGACGACGTTACCCTCGAAGTGGAGCTGAACCATCCCGCCTCCTACTTTCTCGCCATCACGACCTTCGAAGTGACGTTCCCACAGCGCCAGGATGTCATCGAAAAATTCGCCACGCGTTGGACCGAGCCTGGCAATATCATCACCAACGGTCCGTTCACGCTGGCTTCTTGGAAGCATGAAAATGAAATCGAGCTCCAGGGTAACCCGAAGTTTTTTCGCGGCAAGCCGGCCATGGATCGCGTGACGATGGTAATGGTGAATGAGAAAACCACGGCTCTGGCGATGTATGAGCAGGGCAATCTCGATTTCATCGACAACCACAGCATTCCGGCGCTGGAGAAGAAAAAGCTTGAAAGCAAGCCGGGCTTCAAGCGCGTGCCGCAGTTGCGCGGCTACTATTACGGCTTCGTCATTGACCGAAAGCCGTTCGATGACGTGCGCGTGCGCAGGGCGTTTTCCTTAGCCATCGACCGCAACGTGTTTCCGACCATCCTGCACGGCGGCGAAATCCCCGCGACCTCGTGGATTCCCCCAGGGATGCTGGCACACAAAAAAGAGCTTGGCCTTCGCCTCAATGTCGAGGAAGCCAAGAAACTGCTGCGTGAGGCCGGCTACCCTGACGGCAAAGGCTTTCCTCCCGTGGTCTTAGCCTACAACACCGAGGAAGACCACAAGCTGGTCGCTGAAGCGGTGCAGAGCATGTGGCAAAAAAACCTCGGCGTGGTGGTCAAGCTGGAGAACCAGGAGTGGAAAGTCTACCTAAAAAAGCTGCAAAACGATCCGCCCAACATCTTTCGCCTGGGTTGGGGCGCAGACTATCCCGACCCGGATAATTTCATGAAGCTGTTCACCGCCAACAGCGGCAACAACCACACGCGCTGGAAAAATCCGAAATACGACCAGCTCTTGGAACAAGCGGCGCGCGAGTTGGACAACGGCAAGCGCGCCAAGCTCTACGACGAAGCACAGCAGATGCTCATCGAAACGGACGCCGCCATCATGCCATTTTTCTGGACCGCCGAAAGCACGGTGCTCAATCCGAAATTCGCTGGCGTGGAGTTCAACTCCATGGCGCGCATGGACCTGCGCAATGTGCGGGTAGCGGGGAAATGA
- the accB gene encoding acetyl-CoA carboxylase biotin carboxyl carrier protein, translating to MELSEDDVLHILKLIDESHFDYFQLEVGDLKITVSKGDPIPLGSNAQPVVISAAPATAAPAAAPKPAAAPATAPQAAKPAAIPEGHVAITAPLLGTFYVAPEPGAPPFVKVGQKVTEDTTCGLIEVMKVFNSVRAAVKGTIVEVVAQNGSFVEFGQPLFIVKP from the coding sequence ATGGAACTCAGCGAAGACGACGTCCTGCATATCTTGAAACTAATCGACGAGTCGCATTTCGATTACTTCCAGCTCGAAGTGGGCGATTTGAAAATTACCGTCAGCAAGGGCGACCCCATACCGCTCGGCAGCAACGCGCAACCCGTGGTCATCAGCGCTGCGCCTGCCACTGCCGCACCAGCAGCAGCGCCGAAACCAGCAGCGGCCCCCGCCACTGCACCGCAAGCTGCGAAGCCCGCAGCGATTCCCGAAGGCCACGTCGCGATCACGGCACCGCTGCTAGGAACCTTTTACGTCGCGCCCGAGCCAGGCGCACCGCCATTCGTCAAAGTCGGCCAGAAGGTCACCGAAGACACCACCTGCGGCTTGATCGAGGTCATGAAGGTCTTTAATAGCGTGCGCGCCGCCGTCAAAGGCACCATCGTCGAAGTGGTCGCGCAAAACGGCAGCTTCGTCGAGTTCGGCCAGCCGCTGTTTATTGTAAAACCGTAG
- the accC gene encoding acetyl-CoA carboxylase biotin carboxylase subunit: protein MSVTRVLVANRGEIAVRIIKACQSLGIETVAAVSDADRESMAAQIANRSVCIGPPRSTDSYLKVENLMAAAIGTGCDALHPGYGFLSERAALAEACVENKITFVGPSAQNITMMGDKLEARKIARGAGVPLVPGSDQARNPHEAAQLARDIGFPLLLKASAGGGGRGIKLVWNAHEIEDTFKMAAAEARAAFGNDTLYMERYVGNARHIEVQILGDQHGNVIHLGERDCSLQRRHQKIVEEAPAYAVPAEVRGKICNAAATLARSIGYQSAGTIEFIYDNDTADFYFLEMNTRIQVEHPVTEMITGVDLVGQQLRIARGEPLPFMQSDIKFNGHAIECRITAESPQHDFRPCPGRITQWQAPMGPGIRLDTHCYEGYMVPPYYDSLLAKLIVHANTRQESADRTNVVLDNFHVSGIDTLIPFLKVVIADGEYRDGKVNTRWLEKKLADYSAALVG, encoded by the coding sequence ATGAGCGTCACCCGAGTCCTAGTAGCCAACCGCGGCGAGATCGCCGTGCGCATCATCAAAGCCTGCCAAAGTCTCGGCATCGAAACCGTCGCCGCGGTCTCCGACGCCGACCGCGAGAGCATGGCGGCACAGATCGCCAATCGTTCGGTCTGCATTGGCCCACCGCGCTCGACGGACAGCTACCTGAAGGTGGAAAATCTCATGGCCGCCGCAATCGGCACTGGCTGCGACGCGCTCCATCCAGGGTACGGATTTCTCTCAGAACGCGCCGCTCTCGCTGAAGCTTGTGTCGAAAACAAAATCACCTTCGTCGGCCCGAGCGCGCAGAACATCACTATGATGGGCGACAAGCTCGAAGCGCGCAAAATCGCTCGCGGCGCCGGCGTGCCGCTGGTGCCCGGCTCCGATCAAGCGCGCAATCCGCACGAAGCGGCGCAGCTCGCGCGGGACATCGGCTTTCCGCTTTTGCTCAAGGCCTCCGCCGGCGGCGGCGGACGTGGCATCAAGCTCGTCTGGAATGCCCACGAGATCGAAGACACGTTCAAAATGGCCGCCGCCGAAGCGCGCGCGGCCTTTGGCAACGACACCCTCTACATGGAGCGCTACGTCGGCAACGCGCGCCATATCGAAGTGCAGATTCTCGGCGACCAGCACGGCAATGTAATTCATCTCGGCGAGCGCGACTGCTCGCTGCAGCGGCGCCATCAAAAGATCGTCGAAGAGGCGCCGGCCTACGCCGTGCCGGCGGAAGTGCGCGGGAAAATTTGCAACGCCGCCGCCACGCTGGCGCGCAGCATCGGCTATCAGAGCGCGGGGACAATTGAATTTATTTACGACAACGACACGGCGGATTTTTATTTCCTCGAAATGAACACGCGCATCCAGGTCGAGCACCCCGTGACTGAAATGATCACCGGTGTCGACCTGGTCGGACAGCAACTGCGCATCGCCCGCGGCGAGCCGCTGCCGTTCATGCAATCCGACATCAAGTTCAACGGCCATGCCATCGAGTGCCGCATCACCGCCGAGTCGCCGCAGCACGACTTTCGGCCTTGCCCCGGGCGCATCACCCAGTGGCAGGCGCCCATGGGGCCGGGCATTCGCCTCGATACCCATTGTTACGAAGGCTACATGGTACCGCCCTATTACGATTCGCTGCTTGCCAAGCTCATCGTCCACGCCAACACACGCCAGGAATCGGCGGATAGAACCAATGTTGTGTTGGATAATTTTCACGTCAGCGGCATCGACACGCTGATTCCGTTTCTCAAAGTCGTCATTGCCGACGGCGAATATCGCGACGGCAAAGTGAACACGCGCTGGTTGGAGAAAAAGTTGGCAGACTACTCGGCCGCACTGGTGGGATGA